A single window of Halostella salina DNA harbors:
- a CDS encoding DUF502 domain-containing protein, with the protein MSGSKVGDDGRGWLRRAFVTGTAITVPTIITLILLGAVLDFVSNTISPAVAALGLVPGTDSLPEPALELLTVGVLLTVVFVVGFVAERSGGGPSNDSTGGYTREFDEFVAAIPGVGTVYSSVRKMSDVLLESDTESFQEVKLVEFPHDETYMLCFLTSHPPDAIRETVGESEMETLFLPLAPNPVMGGFLINVPTERVHDVDLTVEEGVRAIVTSGVATGEEVDDISPDGFDDISPTQFGEAIVDKVAGAGPGDDDAKK; encoded by the coding sequence ATGTCTGGTTCGAAGGTCGGCGACGACGGACGCGGCTGGCTTCGGCGGGCGTTCGTCACAGGGACCGCGATCACCGTTCCGACGATCATCACCCTCATTCTGCTCGGCGCGGTGCTTGACTTCGTTTCGAACACGATCTCCCCTGCGGTGGCGGCTCTCGGACTGGTCCCGGGGACCGACAGCCTCCCCGAACCGGCGCTCGAACTCCTCACGGTCGGCGTCCTGCTCACGGTCGTGTTCGTCGTCGGGTTCGTGGCCGAGCGCAGCGGCGGGGGACCAAGCAACGATAGCACCGGCGGCTACACCCGCGAGTTCGACGAGTTCGTCGCCGCCATCCCCGGCGTCGGCACCGTCTACTCCAGCGTTCGCAAGATGAGCGACGTGTTGCTCGAGAGCGACACCGAGAGCTTTCAGGAGGTCAAACTCGTCGAGTTCCCCCATGACGAGACGTACATGCTCTGCTTTCTGACCTCCCATCCGCCGGACGCGATCCGGGAGACCGTCGGCGAGTCGGAGATGGAGACGCTGTTCCTCCCGCTCGCGCCGAACCCGGTGATGGGCGGGTTCCTCATCAACGTGCCCACGGAACGGGTCCACGACGTGGACCTGACCGTCGAGGAGGGCGTCAGGGCGATCGTCACCAGCGGCGTGGCCACGGGCGAGGAGGTCGACGACATCTCGCCGGACGGGTTCGACGACATCTCCCCGACGCAGTTCGGCGAGGCGATCGTCGACAAAGTCGCCGGCGCGGGTCCGGGCGACGACGACGCCAAGAAGTAG
- a CDS encoding acyl-CoA thioesterase — MDEFSYTTTLDVRVNDIDFMGHVNNAVYATYLEEARVDYFSDVLDVPLSDIDSVLAHVEIDYRTPITIDHDPTVALGVPEIGESSLPMEYEIRVDGDVAATAETVQVTVDPKTKETRPIADRVRADIAAHEGLK, encoded by the coding sequence ATGGACGAGTTCTCCTACACCACGACGCTGGACGTGCGAGTCAACGACATCGATTTCATGGGGCACGTGAACAACGCGGTGTACGCCACGTATCTGGAGGAGGCCCGGGTCGACTACTTCTCGGACGTGCTCGACGTGCCGCTGTCGGACATCGACTCCGTGCTCGCGCACGTCGAGATCGACTACCGAACGCCGATCACGATCGACCACGACCCCACGGTCGCGCTCGGCGTGCCGGAGATCGGCGAGTCGAGCCTGCCGATGGAGTACGAGATCCGGGTCGACGGCGACGTGGCCGCGACGGCCGAGACCGTACAGGTGACGGTCGACCCGAAGACGAAGGAGACCCGCCCCATCGCCGACCGGGTTCGGGCGGACATCGCGGCCCACGAGGGGCTGAAGTAG
- a CDS encoding DUF7501 family protein, whose amino-acid sequence MVPSDHSPSAPTWSDPNTCPFCDGDLADPGAGFIDHLQTSEACETSFELWRDRVSSDIGGEWAG is encoded by the coding sequence ATGGTACCGAGTGACCACTCCCCGAGCGCCCCGACCTGGAGCGACCCGAACACCTGTCCGTTCTGCGACGGCGACCTCGCCGACCCGGGAGCCGGTTTTATCGACCACCTGCAGACGAGCGAGGCCTGCGAGACCAGCTTCGAGCTGTGGCGTGACCGAGTCAGCAGCGACATCGGCGGCGAGTGGGCCGGGTAG
- a CDS encoding DUF420 domain-containing protein, whose amino-acid sequence MSTVNPRQRARERPLAATVLLSAIGYALVVAAFSGAVPIFPDIGRETVDLISHAIAVVNTLATISLALGWYWIRQGEVRKHRAAMLTAFALILVFLLMYLPKVGGGGEKHFVGPELVRIGYLIMLAIHIVLSVVAVPVVLYAVVLGLTHTPSELRNTAHARVGRIAAGTWILSLTLGVVTYVMLNHLYDSTFVPA is encoded by the coding sequence ATGTCAACGGTGAACCCCCGGCAACGGGCCAGGGAACGGCCGCTCGCGGCGACCGTACTGCTCTCGGCGATCGGGTACGCCCTCGTCGTCGCTGCCTTCTCGGGCGCTGTCCCCATCTTCCCGGACATCGGTCGGGAGACGGTCGACCTGATCTCCCACGCCATCGCGGTCGTCAACACCCTCGCCACGATATCGCTCGCGCTCGGCTGGTACTGGATCCGGCAGGGCGAGGTGCGCAAACACCGGGCGGCGATGCTGACGGCGTTCGCCCTCATCCTCGTCTTCCTGCTCATGTACCTGCCGAAGGTCGGCGGCGGCGGCGAGAAGCATTTCGTCGGTCCCGAACTCGTCCGGATCGGCTACCTGATCATGCTCGCGATCCACATCGTACTGTCGGTCGTGGCCGTCCCCGTCGTGCTGTACGCCGTCGTGCTCGGCCTGACGCACACCCCCAGCGAACTCCGGAACACCGCCCACGCCCGGGTCGGTCGAATCGCAGCAGGGACGTGGATCCTCAGTCTCACGCTCGGCGTCGTCACGTACGTGATGCTCAACCACCTCTACGACTCGACGTTCGTTCCGGCCTGA
- a CDS encoding winged helix-turn-helix transcriptional regulator has translation MAPSEPVADLAPSAKLVYKVLEHNGQLTQQQIAEESLLPARTVRHALSELESVDAIEERIHFQDARQRLYDLQ, from the coding sequence ATGGCTCCTTCCGAACCGGTCGCCGACCTCGCGCCGAGCGCCAAACTCGTGTACAAGGTGCTGGAACACAACGGCCAGCTGACACAGCAACAGATCGCCGAGGAGTCCCTCCTCCCCGCCCGGACGGTCCGCCACGCGCTCTCGGAACTGGAGTCCGTCGACGCAATCGAGGAGCGGATCCACTTCCAGGACGCCCGGCAGCGACTGTACGACCTGCAGTAG
- a CDS encoding 5'-deoxyadenosine deaminase has protein sequence MLLRGTVVADASTVYEDGAVVVDGSRIAAVGDAADLLDRYPDHERRTYDVLLPGLVGAHVHSVQSLGRGIADDTALLDWLFDHVLPMEASLTADEMEVAAKLGYLECIESGTTTVVDHLSVAHADRAFEAAGEMGIRGILGKVLMDKDSPPGLLEDTDAALAETEDLIERYHGAFDDRIRYAVTPRFAVSCTEECLRGARRIADRHDGVRIHTHASENRDEIAQVEEDTGMRNVEWLHEVGLTGEDVVLAHCVWTDDAERELLAETGTHVTHCPSSNMKLASGVAPVVDYLDRGINVALGNDGPPCNNTLDPFTEMRQASLLQKVEELDPELAPARAVFEMATRNGARAAGFDDVGKIREGWRADVIGLSTDLTRATPLYDVLSHLVFAARGDDVEFTMVDGEVLQDDGEVTVADADAIRTRAGEIARDLDLGAEA, from the coding sequence ATGCTACTTCGCGGAACCGTCGTCGCGGACGCGTCGACGGTGTACGAGGACGGCGCGGTCGTGGTCGACGGCTCCCGGATCGCGGCGGTCGGCGACGCGGCCGACCTGCTCGACCGGTACCCCGACCACGAGCGGCGCACGTACGACGTGTTGCTCCCGGGCCTCGTCGGTGCACACGTTCACTCCGTCCAGAGCCTCGGCCGTGGGATCGCCGACGACACGGCGCTGCTGGACTGGCTGTTCGACCACGTCCTCCCGATGGAGGCGTCGCTGACCGCCGACGAGATGGAGGTCGCGGCGAAGCTGGGCTATCTGGAATGCATCGAGAGCGGCACGACGACGGTCGTCGACCACCTCTCGGTCGCCCACGCCGACCGCGCCTTCGAGGCCGCCGGCGAGATGGGGATCCGCGGGATCCTCGGCAAGGTGCTGATGGACAAGGACTCGCCGCCGGGGCTGCTGGAGGACACCGACGCCGCCCTCGCCGAGACGGAGGACCTGATCGAGCGGTACCACGGCGCGTTCGACGACCGGATCCGGTACGCGGTCACCCCGCGCTTCGCCGTCAGCTGCACCGAGGAGTGTCTCCGCGGTGCACGCCGGATCGCGGACCGCCACGACGGCGTCCGGATCCACACCCACGCCAGCGAGAACCGCGACGAGATCGCACAGGTGGAGGAGGACACCGGCATGCGCAACGTCGAGTGGCTCCACGAGGTCGGCCTCACCGGCGAGGACGTGGTGCTCGCCCACTGCGTCTGGACGGACGACGCGGAGCGGGAACTGCTCGCCGAGACCGGCACCCACGTCACGCACTGCCCGTCCTCGAACATGAAACTCGCCAGCGGCGTCGCCCCGGTCGTCGACTACCTCGACCGCGGGATCAACGTCGCGCTCGGCAACGACGGGCCGCCCTGCAACAACACGCTCGACCCGTTCACGGAGATGCGGCAGGCCAGCCTGCTCCAGAAAGTCGAGGAGTTGGACCCCGAACTCGCCCCGGCCCGCGCCGTCTTCGAGATGGCGACGCGCAACGGCGCGAGGGCGGCCGGCTTCGACGACGTGGGGAAGATCCGCGAGGGGTGGCGCGCCGACGTGATCGGTCTCTCGACGGACCTCACCCGGGCGACGCCGCTGTACGACGTGCTCTCCCATCTCGTGTTCGCCGCCCGCGGCGACGACGTCGAGTTCACGATGGTCGACGGCGAGGTGCTGCAGGACGACGGCGAGGTGACCGTCGCCGACGCCGACGCCATCCGGACGCGCGCCGGCGAGATAGCGCGCGACCTGGACCTCGGCGCGGAAGCGTAG
- a CDS encoding ParA family protein, whose translation MVDTNAVSVALQKGGVGKTTIAINLAERLANRGHEVLLVDLDQQGNATEGVGLADAYEAETHLGHLLDDDDPTTLADVVRPAGPFDLVPANADLDEVENTIRSNTFGALWIRNEVVEPAVGGDYDYVVVDSPPDMGPLSDASLIATQNVVVPMRMSEQSASGFERMFTQQVGPIREEMDVDVLAVVPNALEGDNEEKRIIADLEASRFGEFLPDFAGSDHFDDPDSPGPGIRKRVALKRAWRDGQPLAEYDPDSDMLARLDELADIVEEGTTDA comes from the coding sequence ATGGTAGACACCAACGCAGTGAGCGTCGCCCTCCAGAAGGGCGGCGTCGGGAAGACGACGATAGCGATCAACCTGGCCGAACGGCTCGCGAACCGCGGCCACGAGGTGTTGCTGGTCGATCTGGACCAGCAGGGCAACGCGACGGAGGGTGTGGGACTGGCCGACGCCTACGAGGCCGAGACCCATCTCGGACACCTGCTGGACGACGACGACCCGACGACGCTCGCCGACGTGGTGCGCCCGGCCGGCCCGTTCGACCTCGTCCCGGCGAACGCGGACCTGGACGAGGTGGAGAACACGATCCGGAGCAACACGTTCGGCGCGCTGTGGATCCGCAACGAGGTGGTCGAACCGGCCGTCGGCGGCGACTACGACTACGTCGTCGTCGACTCCCCGCCGGATATGGGGCCGCTGTCGGACGCGTCGCTGATCGCCACCCAGAACGTCGTCGTCCCGATGCGGATGAGCGAACAGAGCGCCAGCGGCTTCGAGCGGATGTTCACCCAGCAGGTCGGCCCGATCCGCGAGGAGATGGACGTGGACGTGCTCGCGGTCGTGCCGAACGCGCTGGAGGGTGACAACGAGGAAAAGCGGATCATCGCGGACCTCGAAGCCTCCCGGTTCGGCGAGTTTCTGCCCGATTTCGCTGGCTCGGACCACTTCGACGACCCGGACTCGCCGGGTCCGGGGATCCGCAAGCGCGTGGCGCTGAAACGGGCGTGGCGCGACGGTCAGCCGCTCGCGGAGTACGACCCGGACAGCGACATGCTGGCCCGACTGGACGAACTCGCCGACATCGTCGAGGAGGGGACGACCGATGCCTGA
- a CDS encoding aldo/keto reductase, whose product MHNESDTFELGGEDTVHRLGYGAMRLTGDDIVGPPADEAAARDLLERAIDLGVDLIDTADSYGPGVSERLIGETLGDTDDVLVATKGGLLRNADGDWLPHGDPDYLRNAVLCSLDRLRTDAIDLYQLHRPDPDTPFEDSVTALAELQDDGLVRHVGLSNVSVEQLDTAREIVDVATVQNEYNVGNREDEAVLEACEEYGIGFIPWFPLGAGDLGEKAETVASVADAHDATPQQIALAWLLNHSPVILPIPGTSSVDHLEGNVAASAIDLTDEQYRRLAE is encoded by the coding sequence GTGCACAACGAGAGCGACACGTTCGAACTCGGCGGCGAGGACACGGTCCACCGGCTCGGCTACGGCGCGATGCGGCTGACGGGGGACGACATCGTCGGCCCGCCCGCGGACGAGGCAGCTGCCCGCGACCTGCTGGAGCGGGCCATCGATCTCGGCGTGGACCTGATCGACACGGCCGACTCCTACGGCCCGGGCGTCAGCGAGCGGCTGATCGGGGAGACGCTGGGCGACACGGACGACGTACTGGTCGCGACGAAAGGGGGCCTGCTCCGGAACGCAGACGGGGACTGGCTCCCACACGGCGACCCGGACTACCTCCGGAACGCGGTGCTCTGTAGTCTCGACCGACTCCGGACGGACGCCATCGACCTCTACCAGCTCCACCGGCCGGACCCCGACACGCCGTTCGAGGACTCGGTGACCGCACTCGCGGAACTGCAGGACGACGGGCTGGTTCGCCACGTCGGGCTCAGCAACGTCAGCGTCGAACAGCTCGATACGGCCCGCGAGATCGTCGACGTCGCCACGGTACAGAACGAGTACAACGTCGGCAACCGCGAGGACGAGGCCGTGCTGGAGGCCTGCGAGGAGTACGGGATCGGCTTCATCCCGTGGTTCCCGCTGGGCGCGGGCGACCTCGGGGAGAAGGCGGAGACCGTCGCGTCGGTCGCGGACGCGCACGACGCCACGCCCCAGCAGATCGCGCTGGCATGGCTGCTCAACCACTCACCGGTGATCCTCCCGATCCCCGGTACGTCGAGCGTCGATCACCTGGAGGGGAACGTCGCCGCGTCGGCGATCGACCTGACTGACGAGCAGTATCGCCGGCTCGCCGAGTAG
- a CDS encoding flippase: protein MSVGKRIAKGASALMLGQVARMAAQGAIVYLLAGRFLTADEYGTLFYAVSILGIGVLVASMGFAKSAARYVAEYRELDPAQIPHIMRSALTYNVVGVVVVAAVLAAFHDRLAALLGQPGIGTLLLVGAAYVAARSLQKASTLLLQGFNRVDLSAVVSVVGNVSLLAFIVVFLLLGWGLPGAMLGYTVGYALAALVGFAVLYVRFYRPHVQGEPAEEGLYRRVLEYSVPLAVTRGSNVLDNRVDTILVGYLLNPAAVAYYTLGKQISEFVIAPASSLGVAVSPTYGEQNASDSLDRAARLYETTFEYTLAMYLPATVGVLLVADPAIRVVFGQEYLGAIPVLEVLSVFVLVKALDKITSDGLDYLGRARARALAKSGASIGNFVLNLLLIPAIGVVGAALATVVTHSLMLAVELVIVYRQLGLSLPRLLRATGVVLAITAGMGVAVAPLVGYVTGIPSLVAVVGAGVVVWAALAVTTGIVEVDRIRAVLT from the coding sequence ATGAGCGTCGGCAAGCGGATCGCGAAGGGCGCGTCCGCGCTCATGCTCGGGCAGGTCGCTCGCATGGCCGCACAGGGGGCGATCGTCTACCTGCTCGCCGGGCGATTTCTCACGGCCGACGAGTACGGCACGCTGTTCTACGCCGTCTCGATCCTCGGCATCGGCGTGCTCGTCGCGAGCATGGGCTTTGCGAAGTCGGCCGCCCGGTACGTCGCCGAGTACCGCGAGCTGGATCCGGCACAGATCCCGCATATCATGCGGTCCGCGCTGACCTACAACGTCGTCGGCGTCGTCGTGGTCGCGGCGGTGCTGGCGGCGTTTCACGACCGCCTCGCGGCCCTCCTCGGGCAGCCCGGGATCGGAACACTGCTGCTCGTGGGGGCGGCCTACGTCGCCGCGCGCTCGCTGCAGAAGGCGTCGACCCTCCTCCTGCAGGGGTTCAACCGGGTCGACCTGAGCGCGGTCGTCAGCGTCGTCGGGAACGTGAGCCTGCTGGCGTTCATCGTCGTCTTCCTCCTGCTCGGCTGGGGGCTTCCCGGCGCGATGCTCGGCTACACGGTCGGCTACGCGCTCGCCGCGCTGGTCGGTTTTGCCGTGCTGTACGTCCGGTTCTACCGCCCCCACGTCCAGGGGGAGCCGGCGGAGGAAGGGCTGTACCGGCGGGTGCTGGAGTACAGCGTTCCGCTGGCGGTGACGCGGGGGTCGAACGTCCTCGACAACCGGGTCGACACCATCCTCGTCGGCTACCTGCTGAACCCGGCGGCCGTGGCGTACTACACGCTGGGCAAGCAGATCAGCGAGTTCGTGATCGCCCCGGCCAGCTCGCTCGGCGTCGCCGTGTCGCCCACCTACGGCGAGCAGAACGCGAGCGATAGCCTCGACCGGGCCGCCCGCCTCTACGAGACGACGTTCGAGTACACGCTCGCGATGTACCTCCCGGCGACCGTCGGCGTGCTCCTCGTCGCCGACCCGGCGATCCGCGTCGTGTTCGGGCAGGAGTACCTCGGCGCGATCCCCGTCCTCGAAGTGCTGAGCGTGTTCGTCCTGGTCAAGGCGCTCGACAAGATCACCAGCGACGGCCTCGACTACCTGGGGCGGGCCAGGGCGCGGGCGCTCGCGAAAAGCGGCGCGTCGATCGGGAACTTCGTCCTCAATCTGCTGCTTATCCCCGCGATCGGCGTCGTCGGGGCCGCGCTGGCGACGGTCGTCACCCACTCGCTGATGCTCGCCGTGGAACTGGTCATCGTCTACCGCCAGCTCGGCCTCTCGCTGCCCCGTCTGCTCCGGGCGACCGGCGTCGTCCTCGCCATCACCGCCGGGATGGGGGTCGCGGTCGCGCCGCTCGTCGGCTACGTCACCGGGATCCCGTCGCTCGTCGCCGTCGTCGGCGCAGGCGTCGTCGTCTGGGCGGCGCTCGCGGTCACCACCGGGATCGTCGAGGTCGACCGCATCCGGGCGGTACTCACGTAG
- a CDS encoding asparagine synthase-related protein has product MSGIIGGTVDGNALPRLLGQLHHEEWFETERFAHGPFGLGFHHHGDRDPAGHTSWDGGSRFGVVNGAVSNRDELSLSDRELIEGVLDRPDEVLPELEGSFAIAAVDAAERRVVLAQDKIGTRQCYYATDDGLVFGSEVSALLDELDEVRIDRQGVSDMLLMGHMWGDRTLVERVSALRPASYLEYADGEASVRRYWKPDYEAAEPGLPYLRELKRRFQRSMDRVSTTLDGEAGLWLSGGLDSRMTAAELQRNAVRDDSFDLRTYTYDANPPGENVEPARDVAATLGVPNELVELSAETFAPRFEEVIDLTDGMVRWNTTKNLAAVFNVADPPGVIMEGLEGTLVGHHLGRHHFTDCASPVESMYRSEAVNDVGTVREVLTASVDPLDSFRAETAFTDETTKAGKILDAHFQNYFSRMAHASNQVPRARVGTRVTYADGDLLEHAAKLPLQYRMGTVPFTDNSIPYGTTKPKFWLLQELHPELAEIRYERTGLPPKYPWPVQVAGFLGSTALARLRARATYGGRGLIDEWYRENDALRAKIDDLIDSACDRELFDGDRLRELQAAHHLGEGNHIDVIAPVTTLESWFRRHVDDRTTKPEPSARATLD; this is encoded by the coding sequence ATGTCCGGTATCATCGGCGGGACCGTCGACGGCAACGCGCTCCCGCGCCTGCTCGGGCAGTTGCATCACGAGGAGTGGTTCGAGACGGAGCGGTTCGCGCACGGACCGTTTGGACTTGGCTTCCACCACCACGGCGACCGGGACCCCGCGGGCCACACGTCGTGGGACGGCGGGAGCCGGTTCGGCGTCGTCAACGGCGCGGTGTCGAACCGGGACGAACTGTCGCTCTCCGACCGCGAGCTGATCGAGGGCGTCCTCGACAGACCCGACGAGGTCCTCCCCGAACTGGAGGGGTCGTTCGCCATCGCCGCCGTCGACGCCGCCGAGCGCCGGGTCGTGCTGGCACAGGACAAGATCGGCACCCGACAGTGCTACTACGCGACCGACGACGGCCTCGTGTTCGGCTCCGAGGTGAGCGCCCTGCTCGACGAACTCGACGAGGTCCGGATCGACCGACAGGGCGTCAGCGACATGCTGCTCATGGGACACATGTGGGGCGACCGGACCCTGGTCGAGCGGGTGAGCGCGCTCCGCCCCGCCTCCTACCTGGAGTACGCCGACGGCGAGGCGTCGGTTCGACGCTACTGGAAGCCCGACTACGAGGCGGCCGAGCCCGGACTGCCCTACCTCCGGGAGCTGAAGCGGCGCTTCCAGCGCTCCATGGACCGGGTGAGCACCACGCTGGACGGCGAGGCCGGACTCTGGCTCTCCGGCGGCCTCGACAGCCGCATGACCGCGGCCGAACTGCAGCGCAACGCCGTCCGGGACGACTCGTTCGACCTGCGAACGTACACCTACGACGCGAACCCGCCGGGGGAGAACGTCGAACCCGCCCGCGACGTGGCGGCGACCCTCGGCGTGCCGAACGAACTCGTCGAACTGTCCGCCGAGACGTTCGCCCCCCGGTTCGAGGAGGTGATCGACCTCACGGACGGGATGGTCCGCTGGAACACGACGAAGAACCTCGCGGCGGTGTTCAACGTCGCGGACCCGCCCGGGGTCATCATGGAGGGGTTAGAGGGGACCCTGGTCGGCCACCACCTCGGCCGCCACCACTTCACCGACTGCGCATCCCCCGTGGAGTCGATGTACCGGAGCGAGGCCGTCAACGACGTGGGCACCGTGAGGGAGGTGTTGACTGCGAGCGTCGACCCCCTCGACTCGTTCCGTGCGGAGACCGCGTTCACCGACGAGACGACCAAGGCCGGGAAGATCCTCGACGCGCACTTCCAGAACTACTTCTCTCGGATGGCCCACGCGAGCAACCAGGTGCCCCGGGCGCGCGTCGGGACGCGCGTCACGTACGCGGACGGTGACCTCCTCGAACACGCGGCGAAGCTCCCCCTGCAGTACCGGATGGGGACGGTCCCGTTTACCGACAACAGCATCCCGTACGGGACGACGAAGCCGAAGTTCTGGCTCCTGCAGGAACTCCACCCGGAGCTCGCCGAGATCCGGTACGAGCGGACCGGACTGCCCCCGAAGTACCCGTGGCCGGTTCAGGTGGCCGGCTTCCTCGGATCGACGGCGCTCGCGCGGCTCCGGGCGCGGGCGACGTACGGCGGACGGGGGCTCATCGACGAGTGGTACCGGGAGAACGACGCGCTCCGCGCGAAGATCGACGACCTGATCGACTCGGCGTGCGACCGGGAGCTGTTCGACGGCGACCGCCTCCGGGAGCTACAGGCCGCCCACCACCTCGGCGAGGGGAACCACATCGACGTGATCGCGCCGGTGACGACGCTCGAATCCTGGTTCCGGCGGCACGTCGACGACCGGACGACGAAGCCGGAGCCGTCGGCGCGGGCGACGCTGGACTGA